The following nucleotide sequence is from Rubripirellula tenax.
TTCGAGTACACGTTAAGCGGAGTGAGTGACGTCAGGATGATTGTCGACGGCGATTTGCAGAATTGGATTGAATCGCAAGTCGCCAGCCTAGCCACCGCGCCAGCGGGCACTCAAATCTATGATGGCGGGCGCGCGAGCATACAGACGACCGCATGATCCCTCAATAACGAATACGCTACTGCCAAGACGAAAACAGACCGAGCCAATCTGCCGTGGACAGCTAGTGCTGGAATCGTGAGTCAGTCTTGATTGGACAGCGTTGATGGGGGTAGGCTTCGCCAATTCGCCAGATTCACAACCTCGCAGGAGCGTCATGATGCCAGGGAAGGCAGCCAAAATCCAGGTCACCGAGCGGCAGTTCGAGATCCTTGAAGAGATCGTCGCAAGTCGCACCGCTGCCGTTCGGCTGGTGCAACGTGCCAAGGTTGTCTTGCTCGCCTTTGCGAAGCACAACAACGAGGAAGTCGGTGAAATCGTCGGGCTCAATCCGCAACAGGCCAGTGTTTGGCGAAAGCGTTGGAGGGACGGCTGGCAGCGACTGATTTCGATCGAATGCAACGAACCGCGTTCAGTCTTGAAGAACGAAATTGAAACTCTGTTAGCGGACAAACAGCGAAAAGGTCGAGCATCGAAGTTCACCCCTGAACAGCAAGTTGCCATCGTGGCGATCGCTTGCGAGAATCCGGACGAAGAATCGGACCGTCCGATTGCACAGTTCACCGTTCGAGAGATCGTCGATGAAGCGGTCAAACGCGAAATTGTGCCAAGCATTTCACGCACTGCGGTGTGGTCTTTTTTAAAATCGCACCGATGTTCAGCCGCATCGAAGTAAGTACTGGCTGTTCCCAAAGATTGATGATCCCGATGCTTGGAACGCTCAGGTCCTCGAAGTCTGCGACACTTATCGTCGTGCCATCGAGCTTTATCGCACGCAGGGGATTCACACGGTCTCGATCGATGAGCAGACCGGCATCCAAGCGTTGGAGCGAATTGCCGCCGATCTGCTTCCGCGAAGCGGCATGCTTGCTCGTCGTGAATACGAATACATGCGCCATGGAACGCTCGGGTTGTTTGGAAACCTGCACGTCGCCACTGGTGAGATTCTCTCGCCATTGATTCGCGAGACTCGAACCGAAGAAGACTTTCTCGAAAACATTGACGGGCTGGTCTGTACCGATGCCACTGCTCATTGGCGTTTCGTAACCGATAACTTGAACACCCACGCCAGCGAATCATTAGTGCTGTATGTTGCCGCCCACTGTGGAATCGAAACGGACCTTGGCGTGAAAGGTCGTCACGGCATCTTAAAGTCGCTGCA
It contains:
- a CDS encoding transposase yields the protein MDEQTGIQALERIAADLLPRSGMLARREYEYMRHGTLGLFGNLHVATGEILSPLIRETRTEEDFLENIDGLVCTDATAHWRFVTDNLNTHASESLVLYVAAHCGIETDLGVKGRHGILKSLQSRREFLTEKSHRIRFVYTPKHCSWLNQIEIWFGTLRKKLTRYGSFCSLDNLQERIIRFINYYNETMAKPYRWTCDGTLLCK
- a CDS encoding helix-turn-helix domain-containing protein yields the protein MPGKAAKIQVTERQFEILEEIVASRTAAVRLVQRAKVVLLAFAKHNNEEVGEIVGLNPQQASVWRKRWRDGWQRLISIECNEPRSVLKNEIETLLADKQRKGRASKFTPEQQVAIVAIACENPDEESDRPIAQFTVREIVDEAVKREIVPSISRTAVWSFLKSHRCSAASK